Proteins from a genomic interval of Pirellulales bacterium:
- a CDS encoding squalene--hopene cyclase: protein MKNRDEEVTTPDATNQIVRNPGSLVVLAIGALVLVLGGASSAHAQPPTIKIGEAVPRDVREIYDRGLQYLVTSQTEAGDWQGGGQQGPGITGMALMVLLASGEDPNFGLYANSVRRALRNIISQQSASTGIMGNSMYHHGFATLALAEAYGTVDDRNLWTGSESNRRSIGEALELAVRGALTSQNKNQVGGWRYSPDSRDADTSVSGAVLVGLLAARNAGIEIPDEAIEKAIKYYTQMTSDAGQVAYAGGFGGFDESLARVSIATLVYSVARRKDLPQFKATLQFLTSRLENNSNQYAEYTRYYQAQALFQGDVEAWEKWNKLLVRQLKAAQAADGSVRGQFGPTIGTSLSMLALAVNYRFLPIYER from the coding sequence ATGAAAAACCGTGATGAGGAGGTTACCACGCCCGACGCGACAAACCAGATCGTGCGCAATCCGGGATCTCTCGTGGTGCTGGCTATCGGCGCCTTGGTTCTTGTCCTTGGCGGCGCGTCAAGCGCCCACGCCCAGCCTCCGACGATCAAGATCGGCGAGGCCGTGCCGCGGGACGTGCGCGAGATTTACGATCGCGGACTGCAATATCTCGTCACCTCGCAAACCGAGGCTGGCGACTGGCAAGGCGGCGGCCAGCAAGGGCCGGGAATCACCGGCATGGCACTGATGGTCTTACTGGCGTCGGGCGAGGATCCGAATTTCGGTCTCTATGCCAATAGTGTCCGCCGGGCGCTGCGCAACATCATCAGCCAGCAAAGCGCGTCGACCGGCATCATGGGCAACAGCATGTACCATCACGGCTTTGCCACGCTGGCCCTGGCCGAGGCCTATGGTACCGTCGACGATCGCAACCTATGGACCGGGTCGGAATCAAACCGCCGCTCGATTGGCGAGGCGTTGGAACTGGCCGTGCGCGGCGCGCTCACCTCGCAAAACAAGAACCAGGTCGGCGGCTGGCGCTACTCGCCCGACAGCCGCGATGCCGACACCTCGGTCAGCGGCGCCGTACTGGTGGGCCTCCTGGCCGCGCGCAACGCCGGCATCGAGATCCCCGATGAAGCGATCGAAAAGGCGATCAAGTACTACACGCAGATGACGTCCGACGCGGGCCAGGTCGCGTACGCGGGGGGCTTTGGCGGCTTTGACGAATCGCTCGCCCGGGTCTCGATTGCCACGCTCGTCTATTCCGTCGCCCGCCGCAAAGATCTGCCGCAGTTCAAGGCGACGCTGCAATTCCTCACTTCTCGGCTGGAAAATAATTCCAACCAGTACGCCGAATACACGCGCTACTACCAGGCCCAGGCTTTGTTCCAGGGGGATGTCGAAGCGTGGGAGAAATGGAACAAGCTGCTGGTGCGCCAATTGAAAGCCGCGCAAGCCGCCGACGGCAGCGTGCGTGGGCAATTCGGGCCGACGATCGGCACGTCGCTGTCGATGCTCGCCCTGGCCGTGAACTACCGCTTCCTACCGATTTACGAGCGATAG